Genomic segment of Rhodococcus sp. W8901:
GTCACCAAGACGATGCGTCAGGTCCGGGACTACGCGGGCGGCGCCAGCCAGCAACTCAAGGACGAGCTGGGACCGGAGTTCGACGATCTCCGCAAGCCGCTGTCCGACCTCAACCAGCTGCGCGGCATGACGCCGCGCGCGGTCATCACCAAGCACCTGCTCGACGGTGACGACTCGATCATCAGCGGGACCTTCGGCGGCAAGCCCTTCGCGAACGGGTCCACGGGCCCGTCGTTGTCGAAGCAGGCGCCCTCGTCGCCGCCCCCTCGCGGCGAACGAGCGCCCGCCGGTCGACCCGGACGCCACGTAGCCGACCGGCCGCCACGTACACACGAGTAGGGCCCCCACGCGGATCGCGTGGGGGCCCTACTCGTCGGAGAAGCGCCTACAGGTGCCGGGTGGTGTCGATGCCGAGGGACATCCCGGCGAGGCCGCGGGCACGCACGGACAGCTTGTCGGCGATGTCGCGCAGCGCGCTGCCGGCCGGGGAATCGGGGGCGCTGAGCACGATCGGCATGCCGGCGTCGCCACCCTCGCGGACGGCCTGCTCGAGCGGAATCTGTCCCAGCAGGGGAACCTTCGCGCCGACGGCCTTCGTGAGACGGTCCGAGACGGCCTGCCCGCCACCCGAGCCGAACACCTCCATACGGGTGCCGTCGGGCAGTTCCATCCACGACATGTTCTCCACGACACCGGCGATGCGCTGGCGGGTCTGCAGCGCGATCGCGCCGGCCCGCTCGGCGACCTCGGCCGCGGCCTGCTGGGGCGTCGTGACGACGAGGATCTCGGCGCCGGGGATGAGCTGTGCGACGGAGATCGCGACGTCACCGGTGCCGGGCGGCAGGTCCAGCAGCAGCACGTCGAGATCGCCCCAGAAGACGTCCGCGAGGAACTGCTGCAGCGCGCGGTGCAGCATCGGTCCGCGCCACACGACCGGGGTGTTGCCCTGGGTGAACTGGGCGATCGAGATCAGCTTCACGTCGTGGGACTGCGGCGGCATGATCATCCGCTCCACCTGGGTGGGCTTGGCATCGGTGCCGAGCATGCGGGGCACGGAGTGGCCGTAGATATCGGCGTCGAGCACGCCCACCGACAGGCCCTTCGCGGCCATGGCCGCAGCGAGATTCACTGTGACGCTGGACTTTCCGACGCCACCCTTGCCGGACGCGACCGCGTAGACGCGGGTGAGCGAGCCGGGCTGGGCGAACGGGATCACCGGCTCGGTGGTGTCGCCGCGGAGCGAGCGGCGCAGCTCGGTCCGCTGCTCGTCGCTCATCACGTCGAGGTCGACGCGGATCGTGCCCGCGCCCTCGACGTCCGCGACGGCCTTGGTCACGCGTTCGGTGATCTCGGTACGCAGCGGGCAACCCGCGGTGGTGAGGTAGATGCCGATGTCGACACTGCCGTCGTCGCCGATCTCGATGCTCTTGACCATCCCGAGTTCCGTGATGGGTTTACGGATCTCGGGGTCCTGCACCCGCGACAGTGCGGTGCGGACGGCGGTCTCGCTCAGGGCTGCCATGCCCCCATGGTAGGCGGCGCCGTTATGCGACCGGGCCCGGTGGGGGTGCGGGTGCCTCCGCCGGTGCGGCGGGCGGGCAGAAGACGAGGCACGGCAGCGGCGGAAGCCCGGGGATGACGGGGAGGGGCATGGGCGCGGGCGCAGGTGCGGGGACCTGCTCGGCAGGCGGTGCCGCGGGTGCGGTGGGCGGTGTGGCCGACGTGGACTCGGGAGCCACGGCGGCCACCGATGCCGCCTCCGAATCGGGGGACCGCTCGGGCGGTGCGGGGGTGACGGGAACCGACGGGGCGGCTGTTCCGCCGGTCCGATAGGCCGCCGACCATCCGAGGACGTTCGCCATGTACGAGGCCGAGTTGTTGTAGCGCAGCACGGCGCGCGACGCCTGGGCCGGGTCGTTCAGATCGAGGCCGCCGGCACACAGGTACCGCGCCGCCGCGAGGGAGGCGTCGAAGACATTGTTGGGGTCCGCGACGCCGTCGCCGTTGCCGTCCGACGCGTAGCGCGCCCAGGTGCTCGGAATGAACTGCATCGGCCCGACGGCGCGGTCGTGCGTCGGATCACCGTCGAGCAGACCGCGATCGGTGTCGGTGATGATCTCGTTGCCGGCCAGGTGTCCGTTGAGGGTGGGGCCGAGGATCGGTGTGACGGTGGTGCCGGCCGCGTCGGTCTGGCCGCCACCCGCGTGGCCGGATTCGATCTTCCCGATGCCGGCGAGGAGGTTCCACTGCAGTCCGCAACCCGGCTGGGTGCTCGCCATCGTCAGCTCGGCCGACCGGTAGGCGTTGAGGACGATCTCCGGGATGCCGAGCGGGCCGACCACCACGGGGACCGGGACCGAGCGCGGCGCGGCGCCGGGCAGCAGGCTCGCCGGGTCCGGGATCGTCGGCGTCGCGGCCGGCTTCGCGGTGCGCAGTTGACGCTCGGGCCGGGGTGCGGCGGGGACCAGCCCCACGGTGGGGATGAGGGCGGCCTGCGCGGCCGGAGGCTCGGTGGTGGGATCCAGGTCGTGGGTCGCCGCGGCCGACGCGGACTCGGTGGGGGGAGCCTCGAACACGCCACCTATCGATGACGCTGCTGTCACGAATCCGGCAAGGACGAGGGCCGACACTCCGACAGTTCCACGCACACGCACTCGACAACCCCTCCTTGCAGGAACCCTGCATCCACGCTCACGTACCTCGTTCCGAGCGTTCCGTCGGATACATCTCGAACGATGTGACACACGTTACATATCGGTGACGGGTCGTGTCGGGGAACCGTGGCACCCGCGGGGATCGTCCGCTGTGTCCGGGCTACTTGCGCGCGGGGCGAGCCTTCGGGGATGGACCGGGTTCGCCGTCGTCGTCCTGTCGGGCGTCGCGTTCGGCGAGGATCTGCTTGAG
This window contains:
- the tatB gene encoding Sec-independent protein translocase protein TatB; this encodes MFGNIGWGEFMVLLIAALVILGPERLPGAVSWVTKTMRQVRDYAGGASQQLKDELGPEFDDLRKPLSDLNQLRGMTPRAVITKHLLDGDDSIISGTFGGKPFANGSTGPSLSKQAPSSPPPRGERAPAGRPGRHVADRPPRTHE
- a CDS encoding Mrp/NBP35 family ATP-binding protein, coding for MAALSETAVRTALSRVQDPEIRKPITELGMVKSIEIGDDGSVDIGIYLTTAGCPLRTEITERVTKAVADVEGAGTIRVDLDVMSDEQRTELRRSLRGDTTEPVIPFAQPGSLTRVYAVASGKGGVGKSSVTVNLAAAMAAKGLSVGVLDADIYGHSVPRMLGTDAKPTQVERMIMPPQSHDVKLISIAQFTQGNTPVVWRGPMLHRALQQFLADVFWGDLDVLLLDLPPGTGDVAISVAQLIPGAEILVVTTPQQAAAEVAERAGAIALQTRQRIAGVVENMSWMELPDGTRMEVFGSGGGQAVSDRLTKAVGAKVPLLGQIPLEQAVREGGDAGMPIVLSAPDSPAGSALRDIADKLSVRARGLAGMSLGIDTTRHL
- a CDS encoding lytic transglycosylase domain-containing protein, whose amino-acid sequence is MFEAPPTESASAAATHDLDPTTEPPAAQAALIPTVGLVPAAPRPERQLRTAKPAATPTIPDPASLLPGAAPRSVPVPVVVGPLGIPEIVLNAYRSAELTMASTQPGCGLQWNLLAGIGKIESGHAGGGQTDAAGTTVTPILGPTLNGHLAGNEIITDTDRGLLDGDPTHDRAVGPMQFIPSTWARYASDGNGDGVADPNNVFDASLAAARYLCAGGLDLNDPAQASRAVLRYNNSASYMANVLGWSAAYRTGGTAAPSVPVTPAPPERSPDSEAASVAAVAPESTSATPPTAPAAPPAEQVPAPAPAPMPLPVIPGLPPLPCLVFCPPAAPAEAPAPPPGPVA